In Levilactobacillus brevis, a single genomic region encodes these proteins:
- a CDS encoding YebC/PmpR family DNA-binding transcriptional regulator, producing the protein MSGHSKWHNIQGRKNAQDAKRGKIFQKISRDLYQAAKAGGPDPDGNPQLRLEMDKARAANMPKENIKRALDKASGVGGAKFEEITYEGYGPAGTAIMVAALTDNKNRTAAAVRSAFTHHGGSLGAAGSVSYMFDRKGYIVILRDGLDTDEDTMLMDALDAGADDMETTDEEFKIYTDPSSEIAVRDALQDKGYKLDTAEVRMFPQNTTEVPEAKASQYQGLIDELENNDDVSDIYEAAVLPENVE; encoded by the coding sequence ATGTCAGGACATTCTAAATGGCATAACATCCAGGGCCGGAAAAATGCTCAGGATGCAAAGCGTGGAAAAATCTTCCAAAAAATCTCACGTGATTTGTACCAAGCTGCAAAAGCAGGTGGTCCTGATCCCGACGGTAACCCTCAACTTCGTTTGGAAATGGACAAGGCGCGGGCAGCTAACATGCCTAAGGAAAACATCAAGCGGGCTTTAGACAAGGCCTCTGGTGTTGGCGGCGCTAAGTTCGAAGAAATTACCTACGAAGGTTACGGTCCAGCAGGGACAGCGATCATGGTTGCTGCTTTGACGGATAACAAGAACCGGACGGCTGCGGCTGTTCGTTCTGCCTTCACGCACCATGGCGGCTCACTTGGTGCAGCGGGTTCCGTTTCATACATGTTCGACCGGAAGGGTTACATTGTAATCCTGCGTGATGGCTTGGATACGGATGAAGATACGATGTTGATGGATGCTTTAGACGCCGGGGCGGACGACATGGAAACCACGGATGAAGAATTCAAGATCTATACGGATCCTTCGAGTGAAATTGCAGTACGTGACGCTTTACAAGATAAGGGCTACAAGCTGGACACCGCTGAAGTTCGGATGTTCCCTCAAAACACAACTGAAGTGCCAGAAGCCAAGGCTTCCCAGTACCAAGGTTTGATTGACGAACTGGAAAACAACGACGATGTTTCCGATATTTACGAAGCAGCAGTCTTACCTGAAAACGTTGAATAA